The sequence GCCGAGCCATCGGGCTTCATCACATAGAGCTCGACCACCGCATTGGGGGTGCCCGCCGCCGGATAGCGCTGCGAATAGACCCGTGTGCCGTCGGCGCCGATCGCAGCGCGGCTGACCACGCCCACGCGCGCCTCGTCGAAGCGCTCGACCGCGATGTGCTGCTCGTCGGGCGCCCACCAATAGCCGTCATACCGATGGATTTCCTCCTGCTCGACGAACTGCGCCTCGCCCCAATGCACGGTGCCGGCGCCATCGCTGGTCAGCTGCCTGGCCTCGCCACCGCTGAGCGATTGAACGAAGAAGTTCTGCCCGCGCGCGAAGCTGAAATAATTGCCCTTTGGACTGATCATCGGGTTGAGCTCGCCCTCGGGCGAGTTGGTCAACCGCTGGACCCTGCCGTCGACGCTGGCGAGATAGACGTCGCCATCGAGGGGCACGATGATGCTCTTGCCGTCGAGCGACCAGCTATAGTTGACGATGCCGCGAGCGTTGGTGATGCGGGCGCGCTCGCGCTGCATCTTCTCCGCTTCGGAGATTTCGGCGCCCGACCCTACCTTCTTCGAATCGACCAGCATCCGCCATTGGCCGGTGGCGGTATCCATCGCCCACAGATCGAACCGGTCCTTCTCGTCGGCGCGGTTGCGCAGCAGGGTCAGCAGCGAGCCATCGGGCGAGAGCTTGGGCAGGCGCGGCACCGGGCCGGCGAGCTCGGGGCTGGCGAACACGCGCTCCAGCGGCAGGTCCTGTGCCACGGCCTCACACACCATCAGCGGCGTTCCCAACAAAGCCAGTCCCAGCAACCATTTGCGCATCCTGTTATCTCCTCGGGGCGGCGTTATGGCCGGGCAGGACGGTAGGGTAAAGGTATCACCTGCTACCAATCGCGCATGCACGCCCCCGGCGCGGTAACCCGCCGCTAACCCTCATTTCGGGCAACCATGGGCGCCCTCCCCGGTTTGAGCAGCAATGCAGGAACGGGAGACGAAGGAATGTCCGACAATACCGATATCGCCAAGCTCGACGACCTGATCGTCACCACCATCGACAGCATCAAGGGCTATGAGCATTCGGCCGAGCATGCCGAGCGCGACCGCTATACCGAATTCTTCGTCGCCATGGCGTCCGAGCGGCGCCAGGTGGTCGATGCGCTTTCGGCGCGCAGCCGCGAGCTGGGCGGCACGCCCGCCGATTATGGCTCCACCGCCGGCACGATCCACCGTCGCATCGAGGATCTCCGCCGGGCGCTGGGCGGCGGCGACAAGGCGATCCTGAGCGAGATCGAGCGCGGCGAGGATTACCTCAAGGAGGAATTCGAGCGCGCCCTCGCCGACAAGCATATCTCACCGGGCACCAACGGCGTGATCCGCGTCTGCTTCGACTCGGTGATGCGCGGGCACGACCGGGCCAAGCAGCTGAAGGAGTCGCTGGCGACCGCTTAAAAGATCCTCCCCCGGCGGGGGAGGTGGCAGCCAAAGGCTGACGGAGGGGGTTTGCCATGGGCGATATCGCTCGGGGCTGGCCCCCTCCACCGCTTCGCGGTCCCCCTCCCCCTCCGGGGGAGGACTTAGCAGAGCGCGAGCATGCGGCTGGCGATCTCGCGCTCGCCCATCACCACTTCCGGCACGCCGATCTTGCGCAGATGCGCGACCTCGGCGTCCGAATGGGCACGCGCGATGATGCGCAGCCCGACATTGAGCTCGCGCACCTTCTTGGCGATCGCGCCGGCCTCGAACCCCTCAGGAATGGCGATCAACAGCCGGCTCGCCGCGCCGATATTGGCGGCGGCCAGCGTATCGGCGTCGAGCGCGTTGCCGCGCACCAGTTCGATCCCCGCTTCCTCGGCCTCGCGGGCGATGTCGCTCTGGTCCTCGATCAGCACGAAATTCTGCCCCGCGGCCTTGAGGTCACCCGCGATCAGGCGCCCGACCCGGCCATAGCCGATCAGCACGACATGGCCGTGCTGATCGAGGGGCGCGGGCGCCTCCGCCGCCTCGGGCTTTTCCTGACGCTTCGGCACCAGCAGCGTGAACAGGAACGGATTGGCGAAGATCGACAGGATCGCACCGGCAAGGATCAGATCGCGGCCCTCGGGCGGCAGGATGTTGAGCTCGGTGCCGAGGGTCGCGAGGATGAAGGAGAATTCGCCGATCTGCGCGAGGCTGGCCGCCGCGGTGATCGCGGTGCGGCCGTTATGCTTGAGCGCGCGGACGATGGCATAGGCGGCCAGCGACTTGCCGACGAGGATGATCGCCACCGTCACCAGCAGGGGCACGGGCTGTTCGACCAGCACCTTGGGATCGAACAACATGCCCACCGACACGAAGAACAGCACCGCGAACGCATCGCGCAGCGGCAACGTCTCCTCGGTCGCCTGGCGGCTCAGCGGGGTTTCGCCGAGGATCATGCCGGCGAAGAACGCCCCCAGCGCGAACGACACGTCGAACACGAATGCCGCGCCGAAGGCGACGCCCAGCGCGATCGCGAGGACGGCGAGACGGAACAGCTCGCGCGAACCGCTATCGACCACCCATTGCAACGCCCAGGGGATCACGCGGCGCCCGACAAGCAGCATCAGCACGACGAATCCGGCAACCTTGAACACCGTGCCCGCGATCGGGGCGGCCAGCGCCGCGAAGTTCGCTCCCTCCGCGCTCGCCATCGCCCCGGCCAGCGCCGGCAGCAGCACCAGCGCGAAGACCATCACCAGATCCTCGACGATCAGCCAGCCGACGGCGATCCGCCCGCGCTCGGTCTGGACGAGGTTGGCGCCTTGCAGCGCGCGCAGCAACACCACGGTGCTGGCGACCGACAGGGCGAGGCCGAAGACGAAGCCGGCAAGCGGGTTCCAGCCCATCCACCACGCCAGCGCCATGCCCATCAACG is a genomic window of Sphingomonas sp. containing:
- the ybaL gene encoding YbaL family putative K(+) efflux transporter, whose product is MHHTPLIATIVAGLVIAFVMGAIAHRLRVSPIAGYLLAGVMVGPFTPGFVADANLASELAEIGVILLMFGVGLHFSLKDLLAVRKVAIPGAIGQISAATLMGMALAWWMGWNPLAGFVFGLALSVASTVVLLRALQGANLVQTERGRIAVGWLIVEDLVMVFALVLLPALAGAMASAEGANFAALAAPIAGTVFKVAGFVVLMLLVGRRVIPWALQWVVDSGSRELFRLAVLAIALGVAFGAAFVFDVSFALGAFFAGMILGETPLSRQATEETLPLRDAFAVLFFVSVGMLFDPKVLVEQPVPLLVTVAIILVGKSLAAYAIVRALKHNGRTAITAAASLAQIGEFSFILATLGTELNILPPEGRDLILAGAILSIFANPFLFTLLVPKRQEKPEAAEAPAPLDQHGHVVLIGYGRVGRLIAGDLKAAGQNFVLIEDQSDIAREAEEAGIELVRGNALDADTLAAANIGAASRLLIAIPEGFEAGAIAKKVRELNVGLRIIARAHSDAEVAHLRKIGVPEVVMGEREIASRMLALC
- a CDS encoding PA2169 family four-helix-bundle protein, whose amino-acid sequence is MSDNTDIAKLDDLIVTTIDSIKGYEHSAEHAERDRYTEFFVAMASERRQVVDALSARSRELGGTPADYGSTAGTIHRRIEDLRRALGGGDKAILSEIERGEDYLKEEFERALADKHISPGTNGVIRVCFDSVMRGHDRAKQLKESLATA